CGCATTCTGTACCTCGATGGCACTCCGAACATGAGCGACTACTTCAGAATCAATATCGGGCAGAGCGTGGAGCAGCAGTTCAAAAACGACTTGCAGGTTGAGTACGACGCCGTGAAGCGCCTGAACGACGGCATCAACATTTGCAACTCCGTGAATGACGGCGGTTCGCGTCAGCTTGTTGAAGATATTCTGCGGGATGAGGAAGAGCACATCGACTGGCTCGAAGCCCAGTTGCACGCAATCAGCGAAACTGGAATTCAGAATTACCTCACGGAGCAGTTGAAGGAAGACAAGT
This Clostridia bacterium DNA region includes the following protein-coding sequences:
- the bfr gene encoding bacterioferritin, whose product is MKGDPKVIDLLNQVLKAELTAINQYFLHAEMCENWGYERLAKKIRKESIEEMQHAEKLMERILYLDGTPNMSDYFRINIGQSVEQQFKNDLQVEYDAVKRLNDGINICNSVNDGGSRQLVEDILRDEEEHIDWLEAQLHAISETGIQNYLTEQLKEDK